The segment TAAGGAAAAACTTACACTATACTGCGGATATGATCCTACTGCTGACAGTCTTCATATTGGTCACTTTTTGACAATGATGGCCCTAAGCCACCTGCAAAAAGCAGGGCATCAAATAATTACACTTGTGGGTGGTGGTACTGCATCTATAGGTGATCCAACTGGAAAAGATGACATGCGTAAAATGCTAAGTACTGAAGAATTGGATGCAAATGTACAAAGCATTCAAAAACAAATGTCTAGATTTCTAGATTATTCAGATGATAAAGCTATTATGGTTAATAATGCTGACTGGCTAAGAAAACTTGAATTTTTACCGTTTCTGCGTGATATAGCAGTTCACTTTTCTGTAAACAGAATGTTATCTGCAGAATGCTACAAATCCAGAATGGAAACTGGTCTAACTTTATTAGAGTTTAATTATATGGTTATGCAAGCATATGACTTTTTACAATTGTATAGAAAATACAACTGTACTCTACAAGTTGGTGGAGATGATCAATGGTCAAACATGCTAGGTGGTATTGATCTAATAAGAAAAAAAGAAAGAGGTAGTAGTAATGTATTAACTTTTACTCTTTTAACAACTAGCGAAGGTAAAAAAATGGGCAAAACTGAAAAAGGCGCTTTATGGTTAGATCCTGAAAAGACATCTCCATATGATTTCTATCAGTACTGGAGAAATGTAAATGATGAAGATGTAGAACAATGCTTATCTCTTATGACGTTTTTACCTATGGAAGAAGTTAAAAAATTATCAGCTTTAGAGGGTGCTAAAATAAACAAAGCAAAAGAAGTATTAGCATATGAGGTATGTAAAATAATACACGGAGATACAGAAGCAAAAAAAGCAGAAAAAGCAGCACAGGCCTTATTTAAAGACAGTAATAAATCAAGTGAATCAATACCTGCAAGTGAAATAGAAAAAGCCAAGTTTGAAGAAGGATACTATATTATTCACCTTTTAAAAGATGTAGGATTAACCTCATCAAATGGAGAAGGA is part of the Halanaerobiaceae bacterium ANBcell28 genome and harbors:
- the tyrS gene encoding tyrosine--tRNA ligase — its product is MNNVFDILKERGFIAQCSNEEEVREKLNKEKLTLYCGYDPTADSLHIGHFLTMMALSHLQKAGHQIITLVGGGTASIGDPTGKDDMRKMLSTEELDANVQSIQKQMSRFLDYSDDKAIMVNNADWLRKLEFLPFLRDIAVHFSVNRMLSAECYKSRMETGLTLLEFNYMVMQAYDFLQLYRKYNCTLQVGGDDQWSNMLGGIDLIRKKERGSSNVLTFTLLTTSEGKKMGKTEKGALWLDPEKTSPYDFYQYWRNVNDEDVEQCLSLMTFLPMEEVKKLSALEGAKINKAKEVLAYEVCKIIHGDTEAKKAEKAAQALFKDSNKSSESIPASEIEKAKFEEGYYIIHLLKDVGLTSSNGEGRRLIKQGGIYLNEESMKDTNLDVSLDYFEDDKLTIRKGKKTYHQVILK